A region of Heteronotia binoei isolate CCM8104 ecotype False Entrance Well chromosome 2, APGP_CSIRO_Hbin_v1, whole genome shotgun sequence DNA encodes the following proteins:
- the YJU2 gene encoding splicing factor YJU2: MSERKVLNKYYPPDFDPSKIPKLKLPKDRQYVVRLMAPFNMRCKTCGEYIYKGKKFNARKETVQNEAYLGLPIFRFYIKCTRCLAEITFKTDPENTDYAMEHGATRNFQAEKLLEEEEKRLQKEREDEELNNPMKVLENRTKDSKLEMEVLENLQELKELNQRQAHVDFESMLKQYKDYEEEQKRLAVEEDEREMRAMLDQAQARRLLEDSDSDEDPAQVPPAKTSRKAKPTDILQEDPEPQAKKLKVECWERSIGQLSSKATLSGLVATKRKADQGTTNGPGGSGVESQSTQIQNASLPPGSRTLGSSLSLLGAYSDSEDSVSD; encoded by the exons ATGTCGGAAAGGAAAGTGTTAAAT AAATACTACCCACCGGACTTTGATCCATCGAAAATCCCCAAGCTTAAACTGCCAAAGGACCGACAATATGTGGTGCGGCTGATGGCTCCTTTTAACATGCG CTGCAAGACGTGTGGCGAGTACATCTACAAGGGCAAGAAGTTCAATGCCCGGAAGGAGACGGTCCAAAACGAAGCCTACCTGGGGCTGCCCATCTTCCGCTTTTACATCAAATGCACCCGCTGCCTGGCGGAAATCACCTTCAAG ACAGACCCCGAGAACACCGACTACGCGATGGAGCACGGAGCCACGCGGAACTTCCAAGCGGAGaagctgctggaggaggaggaaaagcggtTGCAGAAGGAACGAGAAGATGAAGAACTGAACAACCCAATGAAG GTTTTGGAGAACAGAACCAAAGACTCCAAGCTAGAGATGGAGGTTCTGGAGAACCTACAGGAGCTGAAGGAGCTGAACCAGCGCCAGGCCCATGTGGACTTTGAATCCATGCTGAAGCAGTATAAGGATTACGAAGAAGAGCAGAAGCGGCTGGCGGTGGAGGAGGACGAGAGGGAGATGAG AGCTATGCTGGATCAAGCGCAGGCCAGGCGGCTGCTGGAAGACTCTGATTCCGATGAAGACCCCGCTCAGGTGCCCCCTGCAAAGACGTCAAGGAAGGCGAAGCCCACGGACATCTTGCAGGAG GATCCAGAGCCTCAGGCCAAGAAGCTGAAGGTGGAATGTTGGGAAAGGAGCATCGGCCAGCTGTCCAGCAAGGCCACCCTCTCAGGACTGGTGGCCACCAAGAGGAAGGCGGATCAGGGCACCACCAACGGGCCGGGGGGTTCAG GTGTCGAGAGTCAGAGCACGCAGATCCAAAACGCTTCCCTGCCTCCGGGGTCAAGAACACTGGGCTCTTCGCTGAGCCTCCTGGGAGCCTACTCGGACAGCGAGGACAGTGTGAGCGACTGA